One window of Halopseudomonas maritima genomic DNA carries:
- a CDS encoding DUF6746 family protein: MKVYLVPVSLTVSMMSPAMLATQHSTTQSLLPRQSAVLQLHDHSRTLEQLLQQPVDRQVLTQLEELSYQLEGDLLALGGAWVRVAEPLESLHQAIELGDPDAVQRHARVYLEALSGWRA, translated from the coding sequence ATGAAAGTCTATCTGGTCCCCGTCAGCTTGACCGTCAGCATGATGAGCCCCGCCATGCTGGCAACTCAACACTCCACCACTCAGAGCCTGTTGCCACGTCAAAGTGCGGTGCTGCAGCTGCATGACCACAGCCGCACTCTGGAGCAATTACTGCAGCAACCGGTGGACCGGCAGGTTCTCACTCAGCTCGAAGAGCTGAGCTACCAGCTTGAAGGCGACCTGCTGGCCCTGGGCGGTGCCTGGGTCCGGGTGGCCGAGCCGCTGGAGTCGCTGCACCAGGCCATCGAGCTGGGCGACCCAGACGCAGTACAGCGCCACGCACGGGTTTACCTGGAGGCGCTGTCCGGCTGGCGCGCCTGA
- a CDS encoding phospholipase D family protein produces MLRTLLLVGAASFMVGCATAGMTHSELPTYYLPSDPSTKLSQYVAKQRPADDSQSGFVLLHDGADALAARIKLIDMAQDSLDIQYYIYNIDTTGGLVTEHLLKAADRGVRVRLLLDDVGAGLEDFKVSTIDLHPNIEVRLYNPLSLRNDWLKLFSKLGEFGRINYRMHNKLIVADNQAFITGGRNIGDEYFALSDVDFQDVDVLGIGPISDDASNSFDDFWNSGIAIPIHVMAEESSAEDLSGMRARLGSNTRAAERNPYVQAVEQSTFLTGMNSETLDWHWGKAQWFYDDPSKSDPHGDGNGVAFLGRVLIEPIKQVEEELLLTSAYFVPRDRGERFLLGLVERGVDVSVLTNSLATTDVLAVHSGYAKSREPLLEGGVNMWELRPIAGQQERASPFLGESLASLHAKTFVFDRKSAFIGSVNLDPRSIKLNTEVGVLIENEALAQEMVALFQRWTSEDYAFALSLNDDGSMRWSAEGETWDSEPDVSRFRRFMSWTLGWLPIAGQL; encoded by the coding sequence ATGCTGCGAACTCTGCTTCTGGTCGGTGCGGCCAGCTTCATGGTCGGCTGTGCAACAGCAGGCATGACTCACTCCGAGCTACCAACCTACTACCTGCCCAGCGACCCCTCTACCAAGCTCAGCCAGTACGTGGCAAAGCAACGGCCTGCAGATGACAGCCAGTCCGGCTTTGTTCTGCTGCATGACGGCGCCGACGCCCTGGCGGCCCGCATCAAGCTGATCGACATGGCTCAGGACAGCCTCGACATCCAGTACTACATCTACAACATCGACACCACCGGTGGGCTAGTGACCGAGCACCTGCTCAAGGCCGCCGACCGCGGTGTTCGGGTGCGGCTGCTGCTGGATGACGTTGGCGCGGGCCTTGAAGACTTCAAGGTGTCGACCATTGATCTCCATCCCAACATTGAAGTGCGTTTGTACAATCCGCTCAGCCTGCGCAACGATTGGTTGAAACTGTTCAGCAAACTGGGTGAGTTCGGGCGCATCAATTATCGAATGCACAACAAACTGATCGTTGCTGACAATCAGGCGTTCATTACCGGCGGGCGCAATATTGGGGATGAGTATTTCGCCCTGAGCGATGTCGACTTTCAGGATGTTGACGTGCTGGGGATTGGGCCAATCAGCGACGACGCTTCGAACAGCTTCGACGACTTTTGGAATAGCGGCATCGCGATACCTATCCATGTCATGGCTGAGGAGTCCAGTGCCGAGGACCTGAGCGGCATGCGCGCGCGCCTGGGTTCAAACACCCGTGCCGCCGAGCGCAACCCCTACGTACAGGCGGTGGAGCAATCGACCTTCCTGACCGGTATGAACAGCGAAACGCTGGATTGGCATTGGGGCAAGGCCCAATGGTTTTATGATGACCCCTCCAAGTCTGATCCGCATGGCGATGGCAATGGGGTCGCCTTTCTCGGTCGAGTGCTGATTGAGCCAATCAAGCAGGTAGAAGAAGAGTTGCTACTGACCTCTGCCTACTTTGTGCCACGTGATAGGGGCGAGCGTTTTCTGCTTGGCCTGGTTGAACGAGGTGTAGACGTCTCTGTACTCACCAACTCACTGGCCACCACTGACGTATTGGCGGTGCACAGCGGTTATGCCAAGTCTCGCGAACCCTTGCTTGAGGGCGGGGTAAATATGTGGGAGCTGCGGCCCATTGCTGGCCAGCAGGAGCGCGCAAGCCCTTTTCTGGGTGAATCGCTGGCCAGTCTGCACGCCAAGACCTTTGTGTTTGATCGCAAGTCAGCCTTTATCGGTTCGGTCAACCTGGACCCGCGCTCCATCAAGCTGAATACCGAGGTGGGAGTGCTGATCGAAAACGAGGCGTTAGCGCAGGAGATGGTGGCGCTGTTCCAGCGCTGGACCTCGGAGGATTACGCCTTTGCTCTGAGCCTGAATGATGACGGCAGTATGCGCTGGAGCGCAGAGGGTGAGACCTGGGACAGCGAGCCGGACGTCAGTCGTTTTCGCCGATTCATGAGCTGGACGCTGGGCTGGTTGCCGATTGCCGGCCAGCTGTGA
- a CDS encoding ankyrin repeat domain-containing protein, with product MLNLSRSALIALTALLGACASSPPPGPKPKPDLTPRLSSLPAPGRASFDCSGALPEVHRQICDNDSLAAQDRALAELLHSRLDELDLPGALVLAASQRQWQLARAGYCGLGNDTDTAMISNPDAQQCLQRLYQERTEQIRRWPMPQAAARTQRHAWASYAEFRLVDEQRPGFCGPIAAALNSALAAKGDPNIAQLGGAELLAGNRTDAHDVSRNGHRYRVELYNAGLYAGYQQRARGLVIDDRVVMDHRTLPAWVAKQPNYGGRANASSSQTSDYASIDLFSYQGETLALVNETWGFYSPAARGESAYAGVYALGAELQPLCLMQSYLTPPRTDTLRGLPTFALLDAELNSLAGDPLPGYSQQDRRDLHQRWKERQWTLLNLPLLGVDEYSRSGREAAVRQRHDAAMDAFFAWSERNLSNKQRYRRIMPLLAPAQRELAGMFVEQGLTAEEAELAANLLFHESFARSMENLQVPEQLPAELAAPFARYQPRYAFAPEPGALEQGRQFATLHSVLLNGAPLNVVNDFIAYETEVLGTARGQGADGDTALMAAVASPEAVSLLLQQGFDPNAGNDWGKTPLMVAAQQGEVESIRRLLAAGANVHAETRSVTGAGVGGPDRREAADGRQTALLLAATSANEASIRSLMEAGAMRQAWRGYDAQICRAVAGNTELSNSQRDSFKASELCASTYAPLPVSAQTVVDIRAGDELQVREDGKLYPVRLLTRPAATLFGRTTQMAPDELLQEIGGMAVNVAVTAQRRGKVRISGPLNLVFDDLASNTPEQLNFMVAYAVDGTPVPQAGYQARQVPEQKVLSLDYDAAQHSVESAWRALYSAAYTQGLKPAPSGYVVIDNRGARRISYQLLVSDQYEE from the coding sequence ATGTTGAATCTATCGCGCAGCGCATTGATCGCTCTGACCGCGCTGCTTGGCGCCTGCGCCAGCAGTCCGCCGCCCGGCCCCAAGCCCAAGCCTGACCTCACCCCTCGGTTGTCGTCGCTGCCTGCACCGGGGAGGGCCAGTTTTGACTGCAGCGGTGCCTTGCCCGAGGTGCATCGGCAAATTTGCGACAACGATAGCCTTGCGGCTCAGGACAGAGCCTTGGCCGAGCTGTTGCACAGTCGCCTCGATGAACTGGACCTGCCAGGTGCGCTGGTTCTGGCGGCCAGCCAGCGACAGTGGCAACTGGCCCGCGCCGGCTATTGTGGCCTGGGAAACGACACCGATACGGCGATGATCAGCAACCCCGACGCACAGCAGTGTTTGCAGCGCCTGTACCAAGAGCGCACTGAGCAGATTCGCCGCTGGCCGATGCCGCAGGCGGCGGCGCGGACCCAGCGTCACGCCTGGGCAAGCTATGCGGAGTTTCGACTGGTTGATGAGCAGCGTCCCGGCTTCTGCGGGCCCATTGCCGCCGCGCTCAATAGTGCGCTGGCTGCCAAGGGTGACCCGAACATCGCTCAGCTGGGCGGCGCCGAGCTGCTGGCCGGTAACCGCACAGACGCCCATGACGTCAGTCGTAACGGCCACCGTTACCGGGTCGAGCTGTATAACGCAGGCCTGTACGCTGGTTATCAGCAGCGTGCGCGGGGGTTAGTGATTGATGATCGGGTAGTGATGGATCATCGCACCTTACCGGCCTGGGTCGCCAAGCAGCCCAACTACGGCGGGCGGGCCAACGCATCGTCATCGCAAACCAGCGATTACGCCAGTATCGATCTGTTCAGCTATCAAGGCGAAACGCTGGCGCTGGTCAATGAAACCTGGGGCTTTTACTCACCCGCAGCGCGGGGTGAATCTGCTTACGCCGGCGTGTATGCCCTGGGCGCCGAGCTCCAGCCGTTGTGTTTGATGCAAAGCTATCTGACGCCGCCGCGCACCGACACCCTGCGCGGTCTACCCACCTTTGCCTTGCTGGATGCAGAGCTGAACAGCTTGGCCGGAGATCCGTTGCCGGGCTATTCCCAGCAAGATCGCCGCGATCTGCACCAGCGTTGGAAAGAGCGTCAATGGACGCTGCTCAACCTGCCGCTGCTGGGTGTGGACGAATACTCGCGCAGCGGCCGCGAAGCAGCCGTTCGCCAGCGCCATGACGCTGCCATGGATGCCTTCTTCGCCTGGTCGGAACGCAATCTCAGCAACAAGCAGCGCTACCGGCGCATCATGCCGCTGCTGGCACCGGCGCAGCGTGAATTGGCTGGCATGTTTGTCGAGCAGGGTTTGACCGCAGAGGAAGCCGAGTTGGCAGCAAACCTGCTTTTCCATGAGAGTTTTGCCCGCAGCATGGAAAACCTGCAGGTGCCTGAGCAGCTCCCGGCGGAGCTGGCTGCACCCTTTGCCCGTTATCAGCCACGCTATGCCTTCGCGCCTGAGCCGGGCGCGCTTGAGCAGGGACGGCAGTTTGCGACGCTGCATAGCGTACTGCTGAACGGTGCACCCCTGAACGTGGTGAACGATTTTATTGCCTACGAAACCGAGGTACTGGGGACTGCACGCGGGCAGGGCGCCGACGGCGATACCGCGTTGATGGCTGCAGTTGCCAGCCCTGAGGCCGTCAGCCTGTTGCTACAGCAGGGCTTTGACCCGAACGCCGGTAATGACTGGGGCAAGACGCCACTGATGGTGGCGGCGCAACAGGGTGAGGTGGAATCCATCCGCCGCCTGCTTGCGGCGGGTGCCAATGTGCACGCTGAAACGCGCAGCGTAACTGGCGCAGGTGTCGGCGGCCCGGATCGTCGTGAAGCAGCCGATGGACGCCAGACGGCGCTCTTGCTGGCCGCAACCAGTGCTAATGAAGCGAGCATTCGCAGTCTGATGGAAGCCGGCGCCATGCGACAAGCCTGGCGCGGGTACGATGCGCAGATTTGCCGGGCGGTGGCAGGCAACACTGAGCTGTCGAACAGTCAGCGCGACAGCTTTAAAGCCTCCGAACTCTGCGCCAGCACCTATGCACCGCTGCCGGTCAGTGCGCAGACAGTGGTGGATATTCGTGCCGGTGATGAGCTGCAGGTACGTGAAGACGGCAAGCTATATCCGGTGCGACTGCTTACCAGGCCCGCTGCCACGCTGTTTGGTCGAACCACTCAAATGGCGCCAGACGAACTGCTGCAAGAGATCGGAGGCATGGCAGTCAACGTGGCGGTCACGGCCCAGCGTCGCGGCAAGGTGCGCATCTCAGGCCCACTGAACCTGGTGTTTGATGACCTGGCCAGCAACACCCCCGAGCAGCTGAATTTCATGGTTGCCTACGCGGTAGATGGCACGCCCGTACCGCAGGCGGGTTATCAAGCGCGCCAGGTGCCTGAGCAGAAGGTGCTGAGCCTGGATTACGACGCTGCGCAACATAGCGTGGAATCGGCTTGGCGAGCCTTGTACAGTGCGGCCTATACTCAAGGGCTGAAACCTGCTCCAAGCGGATATGTTGTTATCGATAACCGCGGCGCTCGTCGTATCAGCTATCAGTTGCTGGTCAGCGACCAATACGAGGAGTGA
- a CDS encoding TonB family protein — protein sequence MDTNANRSRWPVRLLVAAVSVGLHVALLVWLMGAQFRHQPLPAGPEAIAVDIYVPPPPPPPPPPEPEPEPEPEPEPEPEPLPEPPKARPAPRPTPPAAPPKPSGPPVHSFGANQQWAAPPSPPPTAQASSRGRMAPSGYADTVKGRVTAQLRRPAGSVYKPPPGYQGDPEDFKRQCYIPYEITVDGSGQMLSFEIDRCGDAALDQAAEQAIRQAGPFPPPPGGGSGRYTIYGTAIFID from the coding sequence ATGGACACGAACGCAAACCGCAGCCGCTGGCCAGTGCGCCTGCTGGTCGCGGCGGTGTCGGTCGGCTTGCACGTGGCGCTGTTGGTCTGGTTGATGGGCGCGCAGTTTCGCCACCAGCCGCTGCCGGCTGGCCCCGAAGCCATTGCGGTGGATATCTATGTGCCTCCGCCACCTCCGCCACCTCCGCCGCCAGAGCCAGAGCCAGAGCCTGAACCGGAGCCCGAACCTGAACCGGAGCCGCTTCCCGAGCCGCCCAAAGCGCGCCCGGCGCCACGGCCCACGCCGCCGGCGGCACCGCCTAAGCCGAGTGGTCCGCCAGTGCACAGCTTTGGCGCCAACCAGCAATGGGCCGCGCCACCGAGCCCGCCGCCGACAGCGCAGGCCAGCAGTCGAGGGCGCATGGCGCCGTCGGGCTACGCCGATACGGTCAAGGGCAGGGTAACTGCGCAACTGCGCCGGCCCGCAGGGTCGGTCTATAAGCCGCCGCCCGGCTATCAGGGTGACCCGGAAGACTTCAAGCGCCAGTGCTACATCCCCTATGAAATCACCGTGGATGGCAGCGGGCAGATGCTGTCTTTTGAGATCGACCGTTGTGGGGATGCGGCGCTCGACCAGGCAGCCGAACAGGCCATTCGTCAGGCGGGGCCGTTCCCACCGCCGCCCGGCGGTGGTTCTGGACGCTACACCATTTATGGCACAGCTATTTTTATTGATTGA
- the exbD gene encoding TonB system transport protein ExbD encodes MGIQLNSGPLVKRHNYQENAEMNITPFVDVMLVLLIIFMVAAPLATVDVPVDLPSNAATPNPPPEDPVYVSVQADGTLFVQEQALNLEQLAAGVHAITGNDLRTRLFLRGDKTVEYGTLMQVMNTLQKAGYAQISLVASEELEP; translated from the coding sequence ATGGGAATCCAGCTGAACTCAGGGCCGCTGGTCAAGCGGCACAATTATCAGGAAAACGCAGAAATGAACATCACGCCCTTTGTGGATGTGATGCTCGTGCTGCTGATCATCTTCATGGTGGCCGCGCCGCTGGCGACCGTGGATGTGCCCGTCGACTTGCCCAGCAACGCCGCAACGCCAAACCCGCCACCGGAAGACCCTGTCTATGTCAGTGTGCAGGCCGACGGTACGCTGTTTGTGCAGGAGCAGGCGCTCAACCTGGAGCAACTCGCCGCGGGCGTGCACGCCATTACCGGTAATGATCTGCGCACGCGGTTGTTCCTGCGCGGGGATAAAACGGTGGAGTACGGCACGCTGATGCAGGTGATGAACACCCTGCAAAAAGCCGGTTATGCGCAGATCAGTCTGGTCGCCTCGGAAGAACTGGAGCCCTGA
- a CDS encoding MotA/TolQ/ExbB proton channel family protein, with translation MQNRSYSLNATRWQQRLRALSLLVLLGAGGTSAGLVLAQAETNASQTAVTETTVATEASTAAAVSAAPVAAPAPVVAEHTSFGVKEMYLQADPLVKSVMILLVFCSLLTWAVLLEKIFVFGRARRRNTRFLKAFRAGQPEQLGDQLEHSAMGRMWQVAQGELRHFRSLSVEKDEPDRINRLLQRIALTAGIVQERDLARMGSMMGVLATIGATAPFIGLFGTVWGILNSFASIATLKSASLAVVAPGIAEALLATALGLFAAIPAVMIFNKFARDINGFVGALDNFSAEMIASVSRQLDEGR, from the coding sequence ATGCAGAACCGTTCCTACTCCCTAAACGCCACCCGCTGGCAGCAGCGCTTGCGGGCACTTTCACTGCTGGTACTGCTCGGGGCCGGCGGCACCTCGGCCGGACTGGTGCTGGCACAGGCCGAGACGAACGCAAGCCAAACAGCTGTCACAGAGACCACAGTTGCTACGGAGGCATCGACGGCCGCAGCTGTCAGCGCCGCGCCGGTTGCGGCTCCAGCCCCGGTGGTGGCAGAGCACACCAGCTTTGGGGTGAAAGAGATGTATCTGCAGGCCGACCCGCTGGTCAAGTCGGTGATGATTCTGCTGGTGTTTTGCTCTCTGCTGACCTGGGCGGTGCTGCTGGAGAAGATTTTTGTCTTCGGCCGTGCACGGCGTCGCAATACGCGCTTTCTCAAGGCGTTTCGTGCGGGGCAGCCCGAGCAGCTGGGTGACCAGCTGGAGCACAGTGCGATGGGGCGCATGTGGCAGGTGGCACAGGGCGAACTGCGGCATTTTCGCTCTCTCAGCGTTGAGAAGGACGAGCCGGACCGCATCAATCGCCTGTTGCAGCGCATTGCCCTGACCGCCGGCATTGTGCAGGAGCGCGATCTGGCGCGGATGGGCAGCATGATGGGCGTGCTGGCGACCATCGGCGCTACCGCGCCCTTTATCGGCCTGTTCGGCACCGTGTGGGGCATCCTGAATAGCTTTGCCAGCATCGCTACGCTGAAGTCCGCCAGCCTGGCTGTGGTGGCTCCGGGTATTGCCGAGGCGCTGTTGGCCACCGCGCTGGGTTTGTTCGCCGCTATCCCCGCGGTGATGATCTTCAACAAATTTGCCCGCGACATTAACGGCTTTGTCGGCGCTCTGGACAACTTCTCTGCCGAGATGATCGCCAGCGTTTCGCGTCAACTGGACGAAGGGCGCTGA
- a CDS encoding winged helix-turn-helix domain-containing protein yields the protein MQTPNDLIHQPVRLKIMAALNTLGSSQWLDFVSLRGIVDTTDGNLGAHLGTLEGANYVRIKKDFVGKKPRTRVCLTAGGREAFGQYVAELHAILTPQNIDG from the coding sequence ATGCAAACGCCCAACGATCTGATTCATCAGCCTGTGCGCCTGAAAATAATGGCAGCACTCAATACCCTGGGCTCCAGCCAGTGGCTGGACTTTGTCTCGCTGCGCGGCATCGTCGACACCACCGACGGCAACCTCGGCGCGCACCTGGGCACGCTTGAAGGTGCCAACTATGTCCGTATCAAAAAAGACTTTGTCGGCAAAAAACCGCGTACGCGGGTTTGCCTGACGGCAGGGGGGCGTGAGGCTTTTGGTCAGTATGTGGCCGAGCTGCACGCCATCCTCACACCACAGAACATCGACGGCTGA
- a CDS encoding GGDEF domain-containing protein has protein sequence MLDMTTLMLVLALTTATAVVCLLVAAALNPQVPAMRFWATGLTVVVAGALLQAVREQLPLWISAVALTQGYFLLWWGARSYRHGGSPEGLWRAMLLFLLAQGLAFFILRDSLRFSIMTHSAIVVVVSVLMAAELVRVKASQRTLTLAWCFIWGLHAALYARRFVLYMLDPVYIQAVTFEQAEPVEVLTYLEGIVFIYAFSMLCIMFLLRRLQEELKQQATHDPLTNLLNRRAFEEAAHRQLAANRRLGHEGGLMLLDLDRFKSINDTWGHQVGDRVLAAFARLLNRQLREQDLACRFGGEEFLLLVSGVNQQQLAAMAQRLREQWQATEIRVGDGTLSTTVSIGFTMVGPAPLHLLVEQADQALYRAKESGRNCAHAWEASPLAQ, from the coding sequence ATGCTGGACATGACCACCCTGATGCTGGTGCTGGCGCTTACTACCGCGACAGCTGTTGTCTGTCTGTTGGTGGCTGCCGCGCTTAACCCTCAGGTTCCTGCGATGCGCTTTTGGGCAACGGGGCTGACGGTTGTAGTGGCTGGGGCCTTGTTGCAGGCGGTTCGCGAGCAGTTGCCGCTATGGATTAGTGCGGTGGCGCTGACCCAAGGTTACTTCCTGCTGTGGTGGGGTGCCCGCAGCTATCGTCACGGCGGCTCGCCGGAAGGCTTGTGGCGGGCAATGCTGCTGTTTCTTCTCGCCCAAGGCCTGGCCTTCTTCATACTGCGCGATTCGCTGCGCTTCAGCATCATGACCCATAGCGCCATTGTGGTTGTGGTCAGCGTGCTGATGGCCGCCGAGCTAGTGCGTGTCAAGGCGTCTCAGCGCACACTCACGCTGGCCTGGTGCTTCATCTGGGGGCTGCACGCAGCACTCTACGCCCGGCGTTTCGTGCTTTACATGCTAGACCCGGTCTACATCCAGGCGGTTACCTTCGAGCAGGCCGAACCGGTCGAAGTCCTTACTTATCTCGAGGGCATTGTATTTATCTACGCGTTCTCGATGCTCTGCATCATGTTCCTGCTGCGTCGGCTGCAAGAAGAACTCAAGCAGCAAGCTACCCATGATCCGCTGACCAATCTGCTCAATCGCCGTGCATTTGAGGAGGCGGCGCATCGGCAGTTGGCAGCTAACCGACGCCTAGGGCACGAAGGCGGTCTGATGCTGCTGGACCTGGATCGTTTCAAAAGCATCAATGACACCTGGGGACACCAGGTCGGGGATCGGGTACTGGCGGCCTTTGCGCGGTTATTGAACCGCCAGCTCCGCGAACAGGACCTGGCCTGCCGTTTTGGTGGCGAGGAATTTCTGCTGTTGGTCTCGGGCGTTAATCAGCAGCAGCTGGCCGCCATGGCCCAGCGCCTGCGCGAGCAATGGCAGGCCACCGAGATCAGGGTTGGCGATGGAACCCTCAGTACCACTGTTTCTATCGGCTTCACCATGGTCGGCCCCGCGCCGCTGCACTTGCTGGTAGAGCAAGCGGACCAAGCGCTTTACCGCGCCAAGGAGTCCGGGCGCAATTGTGCCCACGCCTGGGAGGCGTCGCCGCTGGCACAGTAG
- a CDS encoding lipocalin family protein, translated as MFRTSLIAALAITAGCVRLPTGVEPVSPFDAERYLGTWYEVARLDHSFERGLSQVTAEYSSGEAGTIKVINRGCNAEKAEWNQAEGTAKFVEGTDTGFLKVSFFGPFYGTYAVFGLDEDYQHAFVSGPNHDYLWLLAREPNPGEEVKQAFVDAASKRGFPRR; from the coding sequence ATGTTCAGAACAAGCCTGATCGCAGCGCTCGCCATCACCGCTGGCTGCGTTCGACTGCCTACTGGCGTTGAACCTGTCAGCCCCTTTGACGCGGAGCGATATCTTGGCACCTGGTACGAGGTGGCCCGACTGGATCACAGCTTTGAACGGGGGCTGAGCCAGGTGACGGCCGAGTACAGCAGCGGTGAGGCAGGCACCATCAAGGTTATCAATCGTGGTTGTAACGCCGAGAAGGCTGAGTGGAATCAGGCTGAGGGCACGGCAAAGTTCGTCGAGGGTACAGACACCGGCTTTCTCAAAGTGTCTTTCTTTGGGCCTTTCTACGGTACCTACGCGGTATTCGGCCTGGACGAGGACTACCAGCACGCGTTCGTTTCCGGCCCTAATCACGATTATCTCTGGTTGCTGGCGCGCGAGCCAAACCCGGGCGAGGAGGTCAAGCAGGCCTTTGTTGACGCTGCCAGCAAGCGGGGTTTTCCCCGTCGATAA
- a CDS encoding type 1 glutamine amidotransferase — protein MRAHYLQHVEFEGLGIIEDSLRRRGIEVSGTRLYAGDRLPELADVDLLIIMGGPMSVNDEAELPWLATEKAFIRRALTEDKRVLGVCLGAQLIASALGQRVYPGVEREIGWFPVRGNTHHNGAAFRFPGTAEVLHWHGETFDLPAGAVLLASSTACRHQAFQLGRSVIGLQFHLEANRPLLDAFVSADAGALVPATYVQSAEQILQVSDAQLASTAALLEQLMDYLLEEQ, from the coding sequence ATGCGCGCGCATTACTTGCAACACGTCGAATTTGAAGGCCTGGGTATCATCGAAGACAGCCTGCGGCGGCGGGGCATTGAGGTCAGCGGCACCCGTCTTTACGCCGGTGACAGATTGCCTGAGCTGGCCGACGTCGATTTGCTGATCATCATGGGCGGCCCCATGAGCGTTAATGACGAGGCAGAACTGCCTTGGCTGGCGACTGAGAAGGCCTTCATCCGTCGTGCGTTGACTGAGGACAAGCGAGTGCTGGGTGTCTGTCTTGGTGCCCAGTTGATCGCCAGCGCGCTGGGGCAGCGGGTTTATCCGGGCGTGGAGCGGGAGATCGGCTGGTTTCCGGTGCGTGGAAATACACATCACAATGGCGCTGCGTTTCGATTTCCCGGCACGGCTGAGGTACTGCACTGGCATGGCGAAACCTTTGACCTGCCGGCTGGTGCCGTGCTCCTGGCATCCAGCACAGCCTGCCGTCATCAGGCGTTCCAGCTGGGGCGCTCGGTGATCGGTCTGCAGTTTCACCTGGAGGCCAACCGGCCGCTGCTCGACGCCTTTGTCAGCGCTGACGCTGGCGCACTGGTGCCCGCTACCTATGTACAAAGCGCCGAGCAGATTCTACAGGTCAGTGACGCACAGCTGGCGAGCACGGCAGCGTTGCTTGAACAGCTGATGGATTACCTGTTGGAGGAGCAGTAA
- a CDS encoding esterase/lipase family protein — protein MLVILHGWSDSYSSFRGLAKRLANPPPDGIAADVADIHLGDYISLDDQVTFADLVAALDRAWDDRGLPRSPRSVDAIVHSTGGLVIRDWLRRFGASERPVHRLLMLAPANFGSPLAHTGRSVIGRAVKGWKGTRLFETGAQILKGLELASSYSWELAEQDLFNPDSPLGDGSLLCTVLVGNAGYSGIAAVANKPGSDGTVRVSTANLQAARMLVDFSQAAGTAPQIDYQEAPAQGLAFAVVDGEDHGSITAKGRGTRESITWSLICGALMVPDSGFAAWRARLEQHTASVTAAASKRPGDHFNAYQNTVVRVLDNQGAAVTDYVIEFYFNNDRTRRDRRLTKQVQEQVVSSVHVYSQAKQYRSLLINCDRLYALYERPDDRLYMSITACPELASNKVGYRTYGDDDIGALMLDANQARDLFRPHRSLLITLCLKRYQQDDVFRFKDV, from the coding sequence ATGCTGGTTATCCTGCACGGCTGGAGCGACAGCTACAGCTCCTTTCGAGGCCTCGCCAAGCGCCTCGCCAACCCGCCGCCTGACGGCATTGCCGCCGATGTCGCGGATATTCACCTCGGTGACTACATTTCCCTCGACGATCAGGTGACGTTCGCTGACCTGGTGGCGGCACTGGACCGTGCCTGGGATGACCGGGGCCTGCCACGCTCACCGCGCAGCGTGGACGCCATTGTGCACAGCACCGGGGGGCTGGTAATCCGCGATTGGTTGCGACGCTTCGGCGCGTCCGAACGGCCGGTGCATCGGCTGCTGATGTTGGCGCCGGCCAATTTTGGCTCGCCGTTGGCACATACTGGTCGCTCGGTCATTGGCCGAGCGGTCAAAGGCTGGAAAGGTACCCGCCTGTTTGAGACCGGTGCGCAGATTCTCAAGGGGCTTGAGCTGGCCAGCAGTTACAGCTGGGAGTTGGCTGAGCAGGATCTGTTCAACCCTGACTCGCCGCTGGGCGACGGCAGTCTTTTGTGCACTGTACTGGTTGGGAATGCGGGTTACAGCGGTATTGCGGCCGTGGCCAACAAGCCGGGAAGCGACGGAACGGTGCGTGTCTCGACCGCCAATTTGCAGGCTGCCCGCATGCTTGTCGACTTCAGCCAGGCCGCTGGCACCGCGCCGCAGATTGATTATCAGGAGGCACCGGCGCAGGGGCTGGCTTTTGCGGTAGTTGATGGCGAGGACCATGGCAGCATCACCGCCAAGGGGCGGGGCACCCGCGAATCGATAACCTGGAGCCTGATCTGTGGGGCACTGATGGTACCTGACAGCGGCTTTGCCGCCTGGCGGGCGCGGCTGGAGCAGCACACCGCCAGCGTTACGGCGGCGGCCAGTAAGCGCCCCGGCGATCATTTCAACGCCTACCAGAATACGGTGGTTCGGGTGCTCGATAACCAGGGCGCGGCGGTGACCGACTACGTTATCGAGTTCTACTTCAACAATGACCGGACACGTCGCGACCGCCGTCTGACCAAGCAGGTGCAGGAGCAGGTTGTCAGTTCGGTGCACGTCTACTCCCAAGCCAAGCAATATCGCAGCCTGTTAATCAACTGCGATCGCCTGTACGCGCTGTACGAGCGGCCGGATGACCGTTTGTACATGAGCATCACCGCCTGCCCGGAGCTGGCCAGCAACAAGGTGGGGTACCGCACCTACGGCGACGACGACATTGGCGCGCTGATGCTTGATGCCAACCAGGCGCGCGACCTCTTTCGCCCCCATCGCAGCCTGTTGATTACCCTGTGTCTGAAACGCTACCAGCAGGACGATGTGTTCCGCTTCAAGGATGTGTGA